The Toxorhynchites rutilus septentrionalis strain SRP chromosome 3, ASM2978413v1, whole genome shotgun sequence genome includes a region encoding these proteins:
- the LOC129778549 gene encoding zinc finger protein 70-like: protein MQMLGDHEKVHIDDRYNYGACGTKCNSKSGLRNHLAKNGECDVHYQHSKLRWKRHDEEFKEHECEVCGKKYRHRKSMLEHRNLQFGETKDKQTAIYPLGGILDEILTYPEDVNLFIWTRTIITK, encoded by the exons ATGCAAATGCTGGGTGACCACGAGAAGGTGCACATCGATGATCGGTACAATTATGGCGCGTGCGGTACGAAGTGTAACTCGAAAAGTGGCCTTAGAAATCATCTGGCGAAAAACGGGGAATGTGATGTCCACTATCAGCACAGCAAGCTACGGTGGAAGCGGCACGACGAGGAATTCAAGGAACATGAGTGCGAAGTTTGCGGAAAGAAGTATCGGCACCGGAAGTCGATGCTGGAGCATCGCAATTTGCAATTTGGA gaaacaaaagataaacaaacagcaatttacccgcttggtggcattttggacgaaatcctgacgtatccagaggacgtaaatttgtttatttggactcGGACGATCATTACAAAATGA
- the LOC129774603 gene encoding zinc finger protein 665-like, which translates to MLLTIQTMQETKKKERRTETIKKRKSRLKENVKNSSSNSEDESVSFVPESKEEVQDEQEIAIDSIDVDFKIKGDVPSDDEVTSLQKAKDDKEQSDVQLSGNECFHQKKQSAEFEDESHKDDQQLEPQPTEVVLGDEQPKLKPRGERLYLCDSCPKSFGDAASLKMHVVIHTGEKPFQCSECHARFARKSGLRNYIMVHFNVPCDECDQKFPSRKTLMRHKIKHQGFRPFLCEIVSEGNV; encoded by the exons Atgcttctcactattcaaacga TGCAAGAAACGAAGAAGAAGGAGCGGAGAACTGAAACGATCAAGAAACGTAAAAGTAGACtgaaggaaaatgtgaaaaatagcAGTAGTAACAGCGAAGACGAATCAGTTAGCTTTG TTCCCGAATCCAAAGAGGAAGTCCAAGATGAGCAAGAAATCGCAATTGATTCGattgatgttgatttcaagATCAAAGGGGATGTTCCAAGCGATGATGAAGTGACCAGTCTTCAAAAGGCGAAAGATGATAAGGAACAGAGTGACGTTCAATTATCAGGGAATGAATGTTTTCATCAAAAGAAGCAATCCGCCGAATTTGAGGATGAATCTCACAAAGATGACCAACAATTAGAACCGCAACCTACCGAAGTTGTGCTGGGCGATGAACAACCAAAGCTAAAACCAAGAG GAGAACGACTCTATCTCTGCGATAGCTGTCCAAAGTCCTTCGGAGACGCAGCATCGTTGAAAATGCACGTCGTTATTCACACCGGTGAGAAGCCATTCCAATGCAGCGAGTGTCATGCGCGATTCGCTCGAAAAAGTGGTCTCCGAAACTACATTATGGTTCACTTCAATGTTCCCTGTGATGAGTGCGACCAAAAGTTCCCATCACGTAAAACGCTGATGCGTCATAAGATCAAGCACCAGGGATTTCGGCCGTTCCTTTGTGAAATCGTTTCTGAAGGGAATGTGTGA